TCTTCGCCGCGGAGTCGTCGACCGACTTCACCGTGGCGCCGAAGCGCACCGGCGGCGTGACCACCGCGCCATAGGCCATGCCCGGCAGCATCACGTCGATGCCGTATTTGGCCGTGCCGTTGGTCTTGGAGGGGATGTCGAGCTGTGGCACCGACACGCCGATCATGGTGTATTGGTCGGGCGTCTTCAGCTTGATCGCCTTCAGCTCATCCGGCGTGAAGGTCTTGGTCGCCTTGCCGCTCTTGACGACCTCGGCGAACGACATCTGCTTCTTCGATTTCGGATGCACGATCATGGAATCGCGCACTGCGAGTTCCGACGCCGGCACGCCCATCGCTGCGGCCGCACCTTCGGTCAACGCCATGCGCCCGGCCGCACCGGCCCGGCTCATCGCGTCAAAATTCATCATGGTCGACCAGCTGCCGCCGGTGATCTGCGCGCCCAGCACGGGATCGTTGAACCTGGGATCGTTGGAGGCGAGCGCGACGCGCATGTCGCTCCATTTCGCACCCAGCTCCTCGCAGACGATCTGCGCCATGGTGGAGGCGATGTGCTGGCCCATGTCGGCCTTGCCGCAGGTCACGGTGACGAGACCGTCGGGCGAGATCGCATACCAGACGCTCGGCTCGAAATTGGCCGGCGCTGCCGCAGCCGCAGAATCGATCCCGGGCACGCCGGCATAGCCGAGCACGAGGCCGGTCGCGGCCGTGCCGACGAGGAAGGAGCGGCGGCTGAGATCCGTCGTCTCGGGGGTAACGTTTTTCACGTGCCGGTTCATGTGGGCCTCCGTTCGTTGCCGGAGGCGGACGCGGTGCGCATCTCGGTGGCCGCGCGCATGATCGCCTTCTGGATCCGCGAATAGGTCATGCAACGGCACAGATTGCCGTCCATGTGCGCGACCACTTCGTCCTTGGTCGGATTGGGATTCTTCGACAGCAGCGAGGCCGCCTGCATGATCTGCCCCGACTGGCAGTAGCCGCATTGCGGCACCTGCTCGGCGATCCACGCCTTCTGCAGGGGATGGTCGCCCTTGGCGGAGAGCCCTTCGATGGTGGTGATCTTCTTGCCGGCGACGTCGCCGACCATGGTCTGGCACGAGCGCACGGCTTCGCCGTTGACATGCACGGTGCAGGCACCGCACAGCCCGGCACCGCAGCCGAACTTGGTGCCGGTCATCTGCAACTGCTCGCGGATGGCCCAGAGAAGCGGCGTGTCGTTCGCCGCATCCACGGACATACTCCGCCCGTTGATGGTGAGTGTTGGCATAGGCGTCTTCCCCTGCCGGTGCATGAAGCCGCTTACGGCGGCAACTTGTGCAGCGGACGCCCACCGGGCTGGCGTCAGCCTTGATCGCGAGAATGATAGCGTTCACGCGCGGAGGCAAATGCAATTTGGAATCGATCGAAACTATCTCGGCATCTCGGTGTTGTGCGCTGCGAGAACAGCGATGACGCAGCGACTGAACACAAATCGAGAGCGCGTTGGACATGCATGTCATCGTGCTCGGGTGGTTTCTTCGAGGTAACTTGGCGCGCTAGAGTTGGTGAGGTGTGGTTGAACTCAGTGCCGCCGCAGACGTCCCTTCTCCCCTCGCGGGAGAAGGTGGCGCGAAGCGCCGGATGAGGGGTTCTCTCCGAGAACTAGACAGACAGTTTCACGCGCGGAGAGATACCCCTCACCCGGCTTCGCTTCGCGAAGCCACCCTCTCCCGCAAGGGGAGAGGGTGCACCGACGTCGCGGCTCGACAAAAGAAAAACAGAGAAGGGCGGAAACGAAACAATGCCGAAAATCAATCGCGACGGCGTCAACATCTACTACGAGGTCCACGGCAACGGACCGCCATTGCTGCTCACCCACGGCTACTCCTCGACCTCGGCGATGTGGCATGGACAGGTCGAGGCGCTTGCGCAGGAGCACAAGCTGATCCTGTGGGACATGCGCGGCCATGGCCAGTCCGATTATCCTGACGATCCCAAGGCCTATAGCGAAGCGCTGACCGTCGGCGACATGGCGGCGATCCTCGATGCGGTCGGCGCAGAGCGCGCGATCATCGGCGGGCTCTCGCTCGGCGGTTACATGTCGCTTGCGTTCTATCGCGCTTTCCCGCAACGCGCCCGCGCGCTGCTGATTGTCGATACCGGTCCCGGCTTCAAGAAGGACGACGCGCGCGAGGCCTGGAACGAGCGTGCGCTGGCCACCGCCGACAGGCTCGACCGCGAAGGCCTCGACGTCTTGAAATCAGCGACGCGCGAGCGCGCCACGGCCAGCCATCGCAGCGCCAGGGGACTGGCGCTGGCGGCACGCGGCATGCTGACCCAGCGCGATGCGCGCGTGATCGAGCTATTGCCCGACATCAAGGTACCCAGCCTGATCGTGGTCGGTGCCGACGACACGCCGTTCCTTGCGGCGTCCGACTACATGGCCGCAAAGATCCCCGGCGCACAAAAGGTCGTGATCCCCGCGGCCGGACACGCCGTCAACATCGATCAGCCCAAGGCTTTTGTTGACGCGGTCACGCCTTTCCTGAAGAACTTGCCGAGCTAGGCGATCAAGCAAGGACGTAGGCGATGAAGCGGGCGATGCTGGCTGCGGGCACGATGTTGCTATCGATATCTGCGCAGGCCGAGCCGTACGGCACCGTGCCGCCGCGCCAGCCCTTCGTCGCGACCTTGTCGAACAACACGCCGCTCGCCTTCGGCATGGATGCCGAGCAGACCGCACGCGCCCTCGGGCAGCCCCTGCAATATGTACGGGGGCGTCCCGGCAACGAGATCTACCTCGCTTTGCGCAACATCGGCGGCAGCGGCCTGATCCCCTATCGCCACCGCCTGTTCCTGCAATTCCGTCATGGACGGCTGGCAGGATGGAAGGAGGACTACGGCGAGAACTGGATGTGGGAGTGAGTGTTGCCCGCCGGCATTTCCGGATCGTCATGGCCGGGCTTGTCCCGGCCATCCACGTTCTCTCGCGCGGAAGCGAAGACGTGGATGCCCGGGACAAGCCCGGGCATGACGAGTGTGTGGAGCGAGCGAATTCCCGATCAACGACCAACCAAGAAGGACAACCCGCGTGGGACAGGACATCAAACTGACGGCCTCCGACAATTTCCAGCTGGGCGCCTATCGCGCCGAACCGGGTGGGAGCCCCAAGGGCGCGGTGGTGGTGATCCAGGAGATCTTTGGGGTCAATCACCACATCCGCTCGGTCTGCGACCGCCTCGCCAAGGAGGGCTATGTCGCGATCGCGCCGTCGATCTTCGACCGGACGTCGCCGAACTTCCAGTCGGGCTATACGCCCGACGAGATCGCCGAGGCGCGCAAATTCGTCGCCAACCCGGATTGGGCCGCGATGCTGCGCGACACCCAGGCGGCAATCGATGCGGTGAAGAGCGTTGGCCCCGTCGGCATCATCGGGTTCTGCCTCGGCGGCAGCGTCGCCTTCGTTGCGGCGACGCGGCTGTCGGGCCTGAAGGCCGCGATCGGCAATTACGGCGGCGCCGTGGTGCGCTTCGCCGACGAGACGCCGAAGGTGCCGACGCAGCTGCATTTCGGCGAGAAGGACGCCGGCATTCCCCTGACCGACGTCGAGACCATCAAGGCCAAGCGGCCCGATGTTGAGGTCTTCGTCTATCCGGGCGCGCAGCACGGCTTCCATTGCGACGAGCGGGCGAGCTACGACAAGGCCAGCGCCGACATCGCCTGGCCGCGCAGCATGGAATTTTTCGCCAAGCATTTGACGAAGTAGCGAACGCCTTTCTCCTCTTGTCATTCCGGGGCCCGCGTAGCGCGAACTATGGTGCGCAATTGCGCACCTGAGAATCTATCGTGCCGCAGAGCCGGTGGAGGAATGGATTCCGGGCCTGCACCGCTTTGCGGCGCATCCCGGAATGACGGAGGAGAGAGTGATCCCTCGTAGCGGGAATCGGGTGGCTGCATCATGCTGCCCGGCGATAGAGCTGGCTGATCGAACCAACTCACGCCGGAGTTTCGCCATGCAGCAAGCGATCACGCACCTCGTCATCCGCAATCCGTTCGGAACCATGGATGTGCCGGAGCCCGGGGATTCCGAGGTCAGGAATTATGCCGCGACGGCCACGTGGTCCGGCGATGTAGCCGACGTCAACGCGGCGGCATGGGCCTCCATCGCTGCGCCGTCCGATCCGCTCGAGGGCATCTGGGCGAGCCGCTGGAACGGCGGCGCCGATCCGACCATTGTTGGCGACACGCCGGACAAGTGGAAACAGGGTCGCGCGGAAATCCGCATCGCAGACGGGCGGATCTATCTGCGCTTCGACTGGGACCATGGCCGCCGCCATGGGCTGATCGATGCCGCGCGAGAGGGTGCGGATCGCCTGGTCGGAAAATACATCAACCTGACCACGCCGGCGATCACACGCCCATGGGTGGGGCGCGCGATCGATGCCACCAGGATCGACGGGTGCTTTCCGGAGGGACGGCTGGATTTCAGGAGATAAGTCGCGCCCCGGAATGACGAGGGGAAAGAGTTTGACCGAGAGCTAGAACCAGCGCTCGCCGACGAACACGGTGTCGCCCGGGGCGAGCGGCGTGCCGAGCGGCACGACGGCACGCATGGCACCGCCATTCTCGGTGTGCGTGACGGTGACGACGTCGCGCTTGGCGCGCGGCGAGAAGCCGCCGGCGATCGCGACCGCGCTCTCGACCGTCATGTTCGGCACGTAGGGATATTGGCCGGGCGCGAGGACCTCGCCGAGGATGAAGAACGGACGATAGGCTTCGATCTCCACCGCGACCGAAGGCTCGCGGATGTAGCCGTTGCGCAGGCGTGCGCCGATCTCGCCGGCGAGGCCCGCCGTGGTGCGGCCGCGCGCCGGCACCGCGCCGATCAGCGGCATGGTGATGGAGCCGCCGGCGTCGATCGAATAACTGTTGGTGAGACCTTCCTGGCCGTAGACCACGACACGAAGCTTGTCGCCGGCATCGAGATGGTAGGAAGCGTCATAGCGCACCGGCGCCATCGGCGCGGCATAGCCGACCGGCATGGGCGCGGGCGCAGAGGCAAAGGAGTTGCGCAGCGCGCCGATGGCGCCGCCACCATCGGCAACGACAACCGGCTGCGGCGCGCTGTAGGGCTGGCCGTAGGCCATCGAGTCGAGATCGGCGCGCGGCTGCACCATCGCGACCGGGCCGGCGGTCTGCATGCAGCCGCCAAGGGCAAGCGCGGCGGACGCTGCCAACAACGTTGCCGAGATCGACCATCGAAACGCGCGTGCAACCGGCACCGGACCCATCCCTCGAAACGAGATGGCTCCAGTGATGCACCGGTTATGGTTAATAAAGCGTTGCGGGGGGTTTTGGTGACGGTCGCACCCTCCCCTGGAGGGGGAGGGTAAGATGCGCGCGCCGCGACCAACATCGTCGCGGCGAAGATTTCGCTTACACGCTCACGCCGACGCCGATCGGGCAGGACACGCCGGTGCCGCCGAGACCACAATAGCCGGCGGGATTCTTCGCCAGATATTGCTGATGGTAGTCCTCGGCAAAATAGAATTCGCCGGCGGGTGCGATCTCGGTGGTGATGGCACCGAGCCGCTTTGCAGCAAGTGCCTTCTGGTAGAGCGCCTTCGATTCCTCGGCAGCCTTCTTCTGCGCATCACTGAACGTGTAGATCGCGCTTCGATACTGCGTGCCGACATCGTTGCCTTGGCGCATGCCCTGCGTAGGGTTGTGGCTCTCCCAGAACGTCTTCAAGAGCCTCTCGTAGGAGATCCTGTTCGGATCGAACACGACCAGCACCACTTCGGTGTGGGCGGTGCGGCCCGAGCAGACCTCTTCATAGGTCGGGTTCGGCGTGTGACCGCCGGCATAGCCGACGGCGGTCGTATAGATGCCGTCACCGAGCTCCCAGAACTTCCGCTCGGCGCCCCAGAAGCAGCCGAGGCCGAACACGGCCTGTTCAAGGCCAGCGGGATAAGGCGGCTTCAACTTGCTGCCGTTGACGAAATGGATGCTCGCGGTCGGAATGGCCTGCGCACGGCCCGGCAGCGCCTCAGTTGCGCTCGGCAATGCGGTGGTCTTGCGCATGAACAGCATGATGGATCTCCGAAACGAGCAGTCCGTCGCCTGAGCCAGACGTTCAGGCGGCGTGCTCGCGATCAGGTGGGAATATAGGTGTCTACGCGCGGAGGGGCAGTGTTGTTACGCCGCTCGCGATCTCCGACGTTCAGTCCCGGGAATAGCCGATCAAGGGCTTGCGCGGGCGGAACAGGATCATCAGCAGGATGCCGAGAATGCCGAGCACGGCGAAGACCGGCTGATCCAGCACCAGGCGGATCACCGAGGTCCAGAGCCAGGGCGCCTTGGCCTCGACCCAGGTCCGGAACGCGGTCTGGCTGGCCTGATTGATGTCGTTCCAGAACTGGCCGAACCGGGTGAATTTGAGGGTCTGGTCGGCCACCCAGCGGGCGCCGTCATAGACCATGAAGATGAACCCGCCGGCGAGCAGCAACAGCCCAATCAGTCGGAAAATGCCGCGGATCATGCCTCACCCACCATGGTCGTCCGATCGGACAACCTTTTCGGAACGTCGCCAGCCAATAGCCGGGCGACGGCATAAATTCAACCTCTTCAGGGCGTTACGGCGCCATCCAGGTCCATCTGAGGCCGGATTTCCAGCTCCGAAAGCGTTGACGGTGCCAAAGACCCTCTCTATAAGGGCGCCAACTGGCGGTGGGCGCAATCCTGCCGCCGCTGTTCTTTGAGCAGTTGCAGGCACCTTGAGCTTACGTCTCTTTGGAGCCTCAGAGACAGCCGCAAGGCCGTCGCTCATGTTCCGGGAACGGCCCAGCAACCGAACACCCTAAATCCGAGCGTCGATTAAGCGGTCAAGCAGCCGGCGCTACCCGACCAAGACGCGACCGGTACCGCAAAGGACATTGAGACCATGGCCAATACCACTTCCGCCAAGAAAGCGACGCGCAAGATCGCCCGCCGCACCGCCGTCAACAAGTCGCGCCGCACCCAGATGCGTGGTGTCGTGCGCACCGTCGAGGAAGCCATCAAGACCGGCGATCGCGCCGCCGCCGTCAAGGCGCTGGCGAATGCCGAGCCGGCCCTGATGCGTGCCGCCCAGCGCAACATCATTCACAAGAACAACGCCAGCCGGAAAGTCTCGCGCCTCACCGCGCAGATCGCCAAGCTCGCCAAGTAAGCTCGCCAAATAATCTCGCGAAGTCATCTCGCGGCACCATCTGATCGGTCGATCCGATCAGCGCGTCAAAAAGCCCGGCATCGCGCCGGGCTTTTTTGTTGGCTGTCATATTCACGCAAGCGCGTCACGCCAGGCTCGATCCTTCGCTTGGAAGGTTTGCATCGTCTGCGCTATTCTTCGTTCCGTAGTTTTACCGCGTGTGATTTTGCAACAGCGGAAACTTTCACCGCATTGCGAAAAACCCCTGTGCGGCGGGGCTAAGATGAATTCGCGCGCGCGAAAGTTCTGCACACCGTAGATTCACCGGAACGCGCCACGCGGTGGAGTTACCCTGTCAAACGAGACTCAAAAAGCGATGTCTCGCTAATCACTTATCGACATAGTGATGGCAAGCGTTTGGAAAAAACGCCCGCGCGTCGGGCGCGTGACGAATTTTTAAAAGATTTTTGGCGGTGGCAGATAATTGTCACATGAGGCGCGGCATTTTCGATTCTGTGCACGAATCCAAAAACTTGCTTCCGAGCCTGTGAACAACTCACGCGCGGCATTAACCGAGGTCAAGTTTTTTGATGCCTCAAGTGTGAATCAATTCCGTTGCGAGTCTTTCGGCATAGTGTATTCCTTAAGTCGTCAGCGGCGCCCACGATCTTGAGACCAGCGCGGTATCGGAAACGGGGCGAGCGTGCAAATCGGCGGCGGTGAGCACGTGGCGACGCTTTAGCAAGCGATTGTCGGTTCAAAACCCATAGCAATATGGGAACGGTAGGTCTTTGTCTGAATGTCTCCAAGCGGGATCTTTCCGCTCGCGCCCAGCGCAAATGAGGGACATCGTAAAGCTACCCCGACAGGCGTGATGGGCGAAGCCGGGCGGACACTAGTAAGACGGGCGGGGCATCCGCGCCTGGAGCAGTTCAGGAGCGGTTGTCTTTCAGACACGCAGGACCTTGCCGTGAGCGATCACGGCAGGACGGGGAGGGTATCATGTCCTACGGATACAACGCGGTATTGACTCAGGCTCCATCGTTCAACGATGCCGTTTCCGATCCGTCTTGCGTTCAGCCTCCGACCTGTGAGGACGCGTCGAGTACGCGCTGACCTCGCGAACTCTCCATCCTAGACATCGCTGATCCGACCCGCGGCGTTCGCGCCGAACGGTCGAGCCATGTCTGACGATGGGCTCGCTTGAGGTCGCGTCATTGCAGGGGCCCTGGTGGGACCTGCATGGCGCCCACAACGCAACCTTATCTCTCAAGAGAAGTTTTCTGACGATGACAATGGAACAGGATCGCTGGTCACGCGTGAAGGGTCGGCTGCGCTCGACCGTTGGCGAAGACGTTTACACGAGCTGGTTTGCACGCATGGACCTCGAAGGCGTGCAGGACGAGAGCGTGCGGCTCTCGGTGCCGACCCGCTTCCTGAAGAGCTGGATCCAGGCCCATTATGCCGAACGCGTGCTGTCGTGCTGGCAGGCCGAGATGCCGGAAGTGCATCGCATCGATCTCACGGTCCGCTCGGCGGTGCGTCCGGTCGCGCAGGTGAAGGAAGCGCCCGCCCTTGTCGAGGCGCGCCGCGCGCCGACGCCGGAATTGCGCTCGACCGCGACCGCGCCGGTCTCGGCCAATCACGACGCGCTCGGCGGCTCACCGCTCGACCCGCGACTGACCTTTGCGAGCTTCGTCGTCGGCCGCTCCAACACGCTGGCGCATGCGGCCGCGCGCCAGGTCGCCGAAGGACGTCGCGGCGACCCCGTCATGTTCAACCCGCTCTACATCCATGCCGGCGTCGGCCTCGGCAAGACGCACCTGCTCCAGGCGGTGACCTGGGCCGGCAATTCCGGCAACGAGCGCAAGGTGCTCTATCTCACGGCGGAGAAATTCATGTACGGCTTCGTCGCCGCGCTGAAGACGCAGACGGCGCTCGCCTTCAAGGAAGCGCTGCGCGGCATCGACGTGCTCGTGATCGACGACCTCCAGTTCCTGCAGGGCAAGTCGACCCAGGCCGAGTTCTGTCACACGCTGAACGCGCTGATCGACGCCGGCCGCCAGGTGGTGATCGCGGCGGACCGTCCGCCGTCCGACCTCGAGAGCCTGGACGACCGCGTCCGCTCGCGGCTCGCCGGCGGCCTCGTGGTCGAGATGGGCTCGCTCGGCGAGGAGCTGCGGCACGGCATTCTCAAGTCGCGCGTCGCCGCCGCCCGCGCCCATCACGCGACCTTCGACGTGCCGGAGGAGGTACTGCTATATCTGGCGCGCACCATCACCCATAACGGCCGCGACCTCGAAGGCGCGATCAACCGGCTGCTGGCGCATTCCAAGCTGAACAACCAGCCGGTGACACTGGAGATGGCCGAGCGCGAGGTTCGCGACCTGGTCCGGCCGCAGGAACCCAAGCGGATCAAGATCGAGGACATCCAGCGCGTGGTGGCGCGGCAGTATAATGTCAGCCGCTCCGACCTCCTGTCCTCGCGCCGCACCGCCAACGTGGTCCGCCCGCGCCAAGTGGCGATGTATCTCGCCAAGACCCTGACCCTGCGCTCGCTGCCGGAGATCGGCCGCCGCTTCGGCGGACGCGATCACACCACGGTGCTGCACGCCGTGCGCAAGATCGAGGCCCTGGTCTCCAAGGACACCGCGCTGTCCGAGGAAGTGGAGTCGCTGAAGCGCCAGCTTCAGGAATAAACGCCTAGCTTCTTCTTTTCACCTCTCCCCGCTTGCGGGGAGAGGTCGAATTCGATCGCAGATCGAATTCGGGTGAGGGGGACTCTCCGCAAGTCCAGCTCTCACCTCCCCCGTGGAGACTCCCCCTCACCCCGACCCTCTCCCCGCAAGCGGGGCGAGGGAGTTTACCTGCGCCCGGGCGGCAGGCCTTGGTTCTGGGCTGTAAATCGTGGGGAACTGCCCGGCAATCCCTTGAAACGGATGATTTTCCGCGCCACCTTGCGCGACCCTGACGGCTTTGATCATATCGGCTGGATGATCCGGCTTTCCGGGGTCTTCGGTGCCGTGGCGCGCATCCCGCAGCCCGGCCTTTCCAACACTGTGTTTTCTTGGGGATCGGGCGAGTAGTGCAATGAAGGTTACGGTCGAACGCGCGCAACTCCTGAAATCGCTGGGCCATGTCCACCGCGTGGTCGAGCGCCGCAACACGATTCCGATCCTCGGCAACGTGCTGGTCCGCGCCGAGAGCGCGAAATTGTCGCTGAAGGCGACCGACCTCGACCTCGAAGTGACGGAGACGCTGCCGGCGGAAACCGCGACCGCGGGCTCCACCACCGTGCCGGCGCACATGTTCTACGACATCGTGCGCAAGCTGCCGGACGGGTCGCAGATCGTGCTGGAGGCCGACGGCGACCGCGCCGTGCTCGCGATCCGCGCCGGCCGCTCCCGCTTCACGCTGCAGACCCTGCCGGAGAATGATTTCCCGGACCTTGCGGCCGGCGACATGTCGCACTCGTTCTCGCTCGCGGCCAAGGACGTCAAGCGGCTGATCGACCGCACCCAGTTCGCGATCTCCACGGAAGAGACGCGGTATTACCTCAACGGCATCTATCTGCACGCCGCGGGCACGGCCAAGGCCGCGACCCTGCGCGGCGTCGCCACCGACGGCCACCGCCTCGCCCAGCTCGACCTGGTGCAGCCCAAGGGTGCCGAGGGCATGCCTGGCGTGATCGTGCCGCGCAAGACCGTCGGCGAGGTGCAGCGCCTGATCGAGGACACCGAGGCCGAGATGACGATCGAGCTGTCGCAGGCCAAGATCCGTTTCACCATCGGCAATGTGGTGCTGACCTCGAAGCTGATCGACGGCACCTTCCCGGACTATGGCCGGGTGATCCCGCAAGGAAACGACAAGGAGCTCGTGGTCGACAAGAAGGATTTTGAGAACGCGGTCGACCGCGTCTCCACCATCTCCAGCGAGCGCGGGCGGGCGGTCAAACTGTCGCTGTCGGCGGGCAAGCTGGTGCTGTCGGTGACCAATCCGGATTCCGGCAGCGCGACCGAGGAGCTCGAGGTCGAATACGCCTCCGACGCCCTCGATATCGGCTTCAACTCGCGCTACCTCCTCGACATCGCCGCCCAGATCGAAGGCGACGTCGCCACGCTCAGACTCGCCGACCCCGGCTCGCCGACCCTGGTGCAGGACAAGGACGACAAGAGCGCGCTGTACGTGCTGATGCCGATGCGGGTGTGAGGGACATGGTCTTCCCCTCTCGACACCTTCTGTGTGGAGACAACCCCTCACCCGGCTTCGCTGCGCGAAGCCACCCTCTCCCACAAGGGGAGAGGGTGAAGCTACAGCTGCCGCCGTCGAACCAAGCGCAATGCGCATTGCTGTGCCCTCTCCCCTTGTGGGAGAGGGCATCTCCGCTGACGGATACACATTCAGTCGGGTGAGGGGTTCGTGCCGCAGGAGCCGTCCCATCGGCCACTCGCCAAGCGTCTTCGCCAATTCGCGAAGAACATGCGACACGAACCGACGGATGCGGAAGCCGCAATGTGGCGCTTGCTGAGGGATCGTCGGCTCTCGACATTCAAGTTTCGCCGACAGGTGCCATTCAAGAACTACATTCTCGACTTTGTCTGTTTCGAGAAGCACCTTGTCATCGAAATTGACGGGAGTCAGCACGCGGAATCGCCACGCGATGCAACTCGGGATGCCGCAATTTCGGCGGAAGGTTTCTCGATCGCCCATTACTGGAACAACGACGTGCTGCAACAGCCCGCTTCTGTCTTGGAGGACATCCTTGCAAAGCTTGCCGGGCGGTAAGATACCCCTCACCCGTCGCCTCACTTCGTGAGGCGCCACCCTCCCCCACAAGGGGGGAGGGAAGGCACTGCCCGGCAATGACAGAGTGATATGACCCCCTCCCGCATTCATCGCCTGACGCTGACGCATTTTCGCAATTATCGGGCGGCGGGGCTCGAGACGGCGGCTGACATGGTGGCGCTGGTCGGGCCGAACGGGGCGGGCAAGACCAATTGCATCGAGGCGATCTCGTTCCTGTCGCCGGGACGGGGCCTGCGGCGCGCGACGCTGGAAGACGTCGCCGACAACCAGGGCGAAGGCTCCTGGGCGGTGTCGGCGCAGGTCGAGGGCGCTTTAGGCTTGGCGACGCTCGGCACCGGCATCGACGCGCCGCGGCCCGACGCTTCCGTGAGCCGGCGTTGCCGCATCGACCGCGAGCCGGTCAATTCGGCCGCGTCCTTCGGCGACCACATCCGCATGGTGTGGCTGACGCCTGCGATGGACGGGCTGTTCATGGGCGCGGCCTCCGAGCGGCGGCGCTTCTTCGACCGCCTGGTGCTCGCCATCGAC
This genomic stretch from Bradyrhizobium sp. CCGB12 harbors:
- a CDS encoding (2Fe-2S)-binding protein, which produces MPTLTINGRSMSVDAANDTPLLWAIREQLQMTGTKFGCGAGLCGACTVHVNGEAVRSCQTMVGDVAGKKITTIEGLSAKGDHPLQKAWIAEQVPQCGYCQSGQIMQAASLLSKNPNPTKDEVVAHMDGNLCRCMTYSRIQKAIMRAATEMRTASASGNERRPT
- a CDS encoding alpha/beta fold hydrolase, which translates into the protein MPKINRDGVNIYYEVHGNGPPLLLTHGYSSTSAMWHGQVEALAQEHKLILWDMRGHGQSDYPDDPKAYSEALTVGDMAAILDAVGAERAIIGGLSLGGYMSLAFYRAFPQRARALLIVDTGPGFKKDDAREAWNERALATADRLDREGLDVLKSATRERATASHRSARGLALAARGMLTQRDARVIELLPDIKVPSLIVVGADDTPFLAASDYMAAKIPGAQKVVIPAAGHAVNIDQPKAFVDAVTPFLKNLPS
- a CDS encoding dienelactone hydrolase family protein; amino-acid sequence: MGQDIKLTASDNFQLGAYRAEPGGSPKGAVVVIQEIFGVNHHIRSVCDRLAKEGYVAIAPSIFDRTSPNFQSGYTPDEIAEARKFVANPDWAAMLRDTQAAIDAVKSVGPVGIIGFCLGGSVAFVAATRLSGLKAAIGNYGGAVVRFADETPKVPTQLHFGEKDAGIPLTDVETIKAKRPDVEVFVYPGAQHGFHCDERASYDKASADIAWPRSMEFFAKHLTK
- a CDS encoding polysaccharide biosynthesis/export family protein, whose translation is MPVARAFRWSISATLLAASAALALGGCMQTAGPVAMVQPRADLDSMAYGQPYSAPQPVVVADGGGAIGALRNSFASAPAPMPVGYAAPMAPVRYDASYHLDAGDKLRVVVYGQEGLTNSYSIDAGGSITMPLIGAVPARGRTTAGLAGEIGARLRNGYIREPSVAVEIEAYRPFFILGEVLAPGQYPYVPNMTVESAVAIAGGFSPRAKRDVVTVTHTENGGAMRAVVPLGTPLAPGDTVFVGERWF
- the msrA gene encoding peptide-methionine (S)-S-oxide reductase MsrA, whose amino-acid sequence is MLFMRKTTALPSATEALPGRAQAIPTASIHFVNGSKLKPPYPAGLEQAVFGLGCFWGAERKFWELGDGIYTTAVGYAGGHTPNPTYEEVCSGRTAHTEVVLVVFDPNRISYERLLKTFWESHNPTQGMRQGNDVGTQYRSAIYTFSDAQKKAAEESKALYQKALAAKRLGAITTEIAPAGEFYFAEDYHQQYLAKNPAGYCGLGGTGVSCPIGVGVSV
- the rpsT gene encoding 30S ribosomal protein S20 — translated: MANTTSAKKATRKIARRTAVNKSRRTQMRGVVRTVEEAIKTGDRAAAVKALANAEPALMRAAQRNIIHKNNASRKVSRLTAQIAKLAK
- the dnaA gene encoding chromosomal replication initiator protein DnaA, with protein sequence MTMEQDRWSRVKGRLRSTVGEDVYTSWFARMDLEGVQDESVRLSVPTRFLKSWIQAHYAERVLSCWQAEMPEVHRIDLTVRSAVRPVAQVKEAPALVEARRAPTPELRSTATAPVSANHDALGGSPLDPRLTFASFVVGRSNTLAHAAARQVAEGRRGDPVMFNPLYIHAGVGLGKTHLLQAVTWAGNSGNERKVLYLTAEKFMYGFVAALKTQTALAFKEALRGIDVLVIDDLQFLQGKSTQAEFCHTLNALIDAGRQVVIAADRPPSDLESLDDRVRSRLAGGLVVEMGSLGEELRHGILKSRVAAARAHHATFDVPEEVLLYLARTITHNGRDLEGAINRLLAHSKLNNQPVTLEMAEREVRDLVRPQEPKRIKIEDIQRVVARQYNVSRSDLLSSRRTANVVRPRQVAMYLAKTLTLRSLPEIGRRFGGRDHTTVLHAVRKIEALVSKDTALSEEVESLKRQLQE
- the dnaN gene encoding DNA polymerase III subunit beta, with protein sequence MKVTVERAQLLKSLGHVHRVVERRNTIPILGNVLVRAESAKLSLKATDLDLEVTETLPAETATAGSTTVPAHMFYDIVRKLPDGSQIVLEADGDRAVLAIRAGRSRFTLQTLPENDFPDLAAGDMSHSFSLAAKDVKRLIDRTQFAISTEETRYYLNGIYLHAAGTAKAATLRGVATDGHRLAQLDLVQPKGAEGMPGVIVPRKTVGEVQRLIEDTEAEMTIELSQAKIRFTIGNVVLTSKLIDGTFPDYGRVIPQGNDKELVVDKKDFENAVDRVSTISSERGRAVKLSLSAGKLVLSVTNPDSGSATEELEVEYASDALDIGFNSRYLLDIAAQIEGDVATLRLADPGSPTLVQDKDDKSALYVLMPMRV
- a CDS encoding endonuclease domain-containing protein is translated as MPQEPSHRPLAKRLRQFAKNMRHEPTDAEAAMWRLLRDRRLSTFKFRRQVPFKNYILDFVCFEKHLVIEIDGSQHAESPRDATRDAAISAEGFSIAHYWNNDVLQQPASVLEDILAKLAGR